The Ciconia boyciana chromosome 7, ASM3463844v1, whole genome shotgun sequence region tctgaaataaccACTGTTATACAATGCCAGAAACTTGGGTGTTTGAATAGATGGTATTACTTGCTTCCCTTTTTCAGCACGTCTTTTGTTACTAGGATATTTTAGTCAATTAGCAATCTTGTTCACTCTTTCCATCTGCCAAGATACCAAGTTATATTTTGGGGAGAGAATTCTTAGAATACTTGaactggttttactttttttttttttttctcaagcagCACTAACCTAAATTAAATCAGCATTTGAGATTTTCTattataaagcattttatctgaaaaatggGAACCTTAGACTTATCTAGCCATGCAGATACTGTTTTAAAGCCAAAAAGCTTTCAGGAAGATGATGTGATCAAATTGATGGTTTTCTGAGTAACACGGGTTGACTTGCTGTTAATGGAACATGCTGTGAAACTTCCTGCTTTCCTTGCTTTGCAGATCTTGAGAGCCTAGGAAACATACAAGATGCATCCAAGCAAAAGGTACCAGCTCCAGTGGGAAGTTCCCAGGATCTTACAACACCTGAACCTCACACCCAAGAAGCTTCAGGTAGGACTTTTGGATTTCTCTAGCAAGCCATAAAAATAGCATGGCTGGAAGGCGCTTTAAGGTCTGCCCTATTGCACTGAACTGCAGTGGGATTGAGTAAATCTAGCTAATGTTCCTGAATATTGTTTGCTGCTGATCCCATCTGTACTTTTGTTCTGGATCAGTAGTGGAAGTAAAAGTTAATAAACTTCCTTTATTATGAATACAATTATTCTAAGACTTTGTAATGatgtttttcctccccttccttacCTTCTGCAGAGACAAAAAGGCAGCTCATGTTTTGAAATCTGAATCATATGGCATTTCATTGTCTGTCTTATTTCAAgctttcctgcagcagccaaaaaCAGTGCTGGAAGCGTTACAGCAAAGGCTTGAGAAGTACaagtcagcagcagcacaggctaAAGCGAGTGGGGATGATCGGAAAGGGAGGATGCACGAGAGGATAGCCAAGGTAAAATGAAAAGTGTAGCAAGCTGCTTGCATCCAGCAAAGCCATTTGAATTAGTTCTCCTGCTGAAGACTTTCAaggctgaaataatttgtgtatTGTCCTTCTGTTTGAAAAGAGCTCCAGTAGGGAATCTGTAAAGCAtttggaggaaagaagaaatagagaCAATGCACATATTATAGCAAAATACTGTGTATTCTGCAATATTTATGCTGGTTAAATACAGATGATTGCTAATTTATAGTCAACTCAAATTTATGTCTTACTGAGTGCCTTTGATTACAGCAATACCAAGATGCCATAAGAGCCCataaagcagggagaaaagtgaatttttctGAGCTACCTGTTCCTCCTGGTAAGTGTGAATATAAAATGTCCTAATACCAACTTTTGTATATCTACTGGGCTCTGAAGGAGATGTGCAGATATTGCCTCCTCATCCTGCGGAACAGCTCTGCCCTTTTGTCAGTGTGTAGGCTGGCCTTGCTGTTTGATAGTATTGTGAAACTGCTTATTAATGTGCTCCCAAACTTTCACACTGGTGGATATTCCTGACCGTTGACTGCCTGTTTAACAGCAGCAGAACTTAAAACTGGTGCTTTTTGAAAAGGTAAACAACTTAACTGTGGGCAGGTGCTGAAAGTGTTACTTATCTGTCCTCTGTGCCAGCCCTCCTAGAGGAAAGAGTAAACTTGGGATATATTGGCTTCTCAGTTTACTGGAAGGAGATTTTTGAAACGGAAAAAATTTGCCTGATGTCCCCCATTCTGTTGATTCCCAGCAGGAGCCTCGGAACTCTGTATTGCAACACCTGACAGGTCAGATCAGTATTGCAGCTCATGGCTCGTAAAAGTAGTCTACAGAGACGAAGCAAATCATGCCCATGGTTACGCTGAGACAGTGACAGAGGCAGAAACTGAACCTGCTTCTTGAGACACTCTGTgtcctttttatctttttcagaaCGTATAGTGCTGTGTCCGTGAAAGTTTGGGCAAGGTCATCTATGAATGTTCCACCTCTGGTTTGCATGATACTGTTTCTTCCTTAGGAAGCATCATTCCTTTTATCTTGTGCCTGATATGTTCTTCTGAAAAGATATATTAGCACTGCAAAGTGGtgcctagatttttttttttttaagttagaaAAGGGACACGGACCTTACGGCTTTTTTGTCACTGTCAGATGTGGCGATGGCGAGCACTGTAGTAGTAGTAAAGTAGGCAGTGCCAGCTCTGTCAGATCATGTACTGCTTTGAAGGTTCCCTGCTTTGAAGCTGTCCCTGAAAAGCAGTTCAGCATCCCTTGTTCTAGAACGTGATCCATTTCTTGGCAAATACCAGTTTCTGTAAGAGTGAGGTACTCCATATTTACACCTCTGAAAATATGGATAACTCCTCAATTTCCTTACACGTTAGCTGCATGTTTTTCAGCCATCATTTAGAGGCCATATGATTTACATTGAAGACAACCATCAGGCAGTCGCTGAAACCAGCAATGAGATTATAATGGACTGGCAGTGCATTTCATTGCATCTGGATGATGATAAGTACCAGCCTTGACCTCCTTGGagacagaaatgctgctgaGTAATGGATCAAGTGTCACGCAGGGTCAGCAGCATAGGATTCTGAGTTATGCCTGCCTGTGTACCTCAAACTTGTTCTGTCCCTGTAGCAGCCACCTCTAGGTTTAGGAGCAGTTTAGTCATTATTTCTTGGCACTTCTAATGAGACTGGCAAAAAGAATACTTGCTACATATTAATGAGATAAATCTTATTAACAGACATTTTATAGTAGTGGCTCTGGGTCTCTGTTGTTTGAAGCTGACACTGAACTGGTAGTGTGGAAGTGAGAGTTCCATCATCAAGCCTTCCTCCCATCCCTAAAACAATAACAATGAAAAGGATTGTTCTTCATATACTTCACATTTAACTACTGTGATTCTGCCTTATTTTGCAACCTCTGCATTGCAGTAGATTTTCAGCAGAGGCTTAGTGTGTTATCCAGATGTCGGCAATGTATTGTTTATTACTGTATGGGTTAGCACTGATTTTCTGCTGGACTGTGTACCAACTAAGGTGAGGCagcagtggggggggggggaaaggagccAGCAACTTTTTGTACAATCCGCTGTCCTTTTGTGCAAAGGAGAGAGACTAaattctttgctgcttctgggGGCATCTCTGTTACCAAAGTCTTGAGGTTGTGAGGctccttggctggctgccagtTGTTCAACTTAGAAAGCTGTGCTCTGTTATTGCATCACTTTAGTGTCATCCCTTTAAGCCTGTATATCTGTGAGAGATCTGATCTTAAGCTCACCACTCAGACTTTATCTAGCAAGGCTTTGTGACCTTGGCCTCAGTCTATTGGCCTCACTGAATTCTGAAATATATTAGCTAATAGGTACTTGGATAGAAATagcttcacagaaaagaagaaatatgaaagacAGAACATAGGTCCTATGCAACTCTTTACTTCTGTATTCCTTTCCTCCTCAGGATTTCCCCCTCTTCCTGGTGTTGCAGCAATGGATGGTGACAGCACAATAGCTGCTGTTCTCGAAAGTGCCAACAAGCTGGCAAACATGGAGGAGaatgatgaagaggaggaggttaGTATTTCTTAGTAGGACGTGTAAAAGTTAAAATGCTGTCTCTTGTGGTATGCAGAGATGAGGCCATTGGATTTCCAGTCAGGCAAGGGTACTGAGATGAAATACATTTCCCAGAAGTCTGAAGAGTACAGGATCTCAGGAGTCATTTCAGTTTGCGTTACAGAgtaggagagagagagagatgtgagATGTCATTACAGTCAGTACCTACAGAGTCTATGAGTCCAGAGTTTGGCTCTTTCATAACTGTCTTGtatgtgggttttattttcaaagcaaatactTCAGATCCTGGCTACCCCTTTACATTGTTCTAACGTACTTAAAGCTGTACTTTCATCCTGCGTTCCAGTAGCTCCTATGTTTGTGCTTTCCCAGGATGTTCAACACACACTGCTTTTTTCAGGCAGCACCAGCCTTTAGGCTTTGGTTTGATTTCTTTATCTCTCTACCTTTGGTTGCTGATGGTTTGTGCTTTCAGCTGGAGTAGCTTGTAATGGAGAGAATTCCTGGATGATGGTTTTTCTGCatgcatctgcttttttttaaatcactgcctTGTTGAACATTCCTTTTGTCCCTTCTATAGTGGAGGTTTGATGCTTGCATAGGTCAACTACCTACTGGTGTTGCATGGCTCATAAACCCCCAGAAGTTAAAATTTGCTGTCTGGAATGTTATGCTCCCCTCAAAAGTGATACCAGAAGGCTGATAGAGTGATAACCATGGTTGTTGATGCTTAGGATGCTGTCCTCAACTCCGGAATAGGTTTTATgcatttaatacaaaattcttTTTGTTATGCTAGAATGAACCTCTGACACAGGCCCCAGTTGCCAAGAAGCCTGCtcagctgcctggaaagccGACTCAAGTTGTTAAGCCAATTACAGTGCCATCTGCTGTAGCTGAGGAGGAGAGCTCTCCTGAGCATGTGAAACAGGCTACATCACCCTCCACTCTGGACAAGGCAGAGTCAATGGATCATCTCCCTCCAGCTGGTAAGCTGAAAGGAGCATCATTCCCAGTGATCCAGGTGCAAGTCATTTGCACTAGTTTAGTTTAATACCTTGGTAAAGACTTCTTTTCATTACGTTTTAGATATGAGTCAGTGAATGTGTAGCATAGACTTTCTCTGACAGGAGCCTCAATATATGTGTCTGCTGGAGGGCAGATCCAGACCAGCCATGCAGCTTTATTTCACAGAGGGGGCATGTGTAATTATAAGGGTGATTgggtttttaattaattttgatgtAACAAGTATATCGATTCATAATGTTTAACTCTGCTCACAGTTGAACTCTACATATACTCTCATTGAAGTGGACGGCTTGCCAGTGTGAATTATTCATTGATCTAATGCAGCTTCCTACATCAAACAGTGGTTTCTGCCTAGTGCTTCATCCAAGGGTCTCAAATTGGCATATAGGCAGTAGTTCATCAATCTCTAGTCCTCCTATTGCTGAGGTCACTAAACAGTTGTCTGTACAAGATTAATTGTACAGATATTAAGGGACAGCCACCACCTCACGGTGTGATTTGGGCACACACCAGCAGTGTTCAGGCTCTCACTGATTCTGTTGTCATGCCTTGGCTGTAATCGCATCCTTCTTCTTCCATTGTGCCCTGGGTAGTTCCCTCAGGACAAAGCAGAACTGCCTAGCTGGCTGATGCAAGTTCTTTTGCAGCGTGCAAAGGCATTTCACAGTGGCACGGTGATTAGCTCATAACTCTTCTCTCTGGAAAATTCCATGACTTGTTTTATAAAGACCACTGAAACATAGTGGTCATCCATTTTGGCTTTGAAAATCTATGAATCCTCAGGAGTTTTGTTTGTTGCAATTTTAGCTGACATTAATCTCAAGTGAATTGCCCTAGACTTGTGCTGTGAAGGAATTGATAATACCTGGTCTCTGGTGTTACAGTAGTCTCTCCTGggtatttcaagtattttaaaataagaccaATAGGTGCAACAAAAACCCAGACAGATTCATACTGGCATGATTTTCACAAAATGCCAGTACTTCACTATTGTAAAGCTATATTTCACTAGCCAAAGTGCATTCTGTGATCCAAATGTTACCTCCTGCCCCCCAGAATTATGAAGTGCAGCTTACAGCTGCCCATAGCTGATCAATCAACTgtaaaaaactgtctttttcttgttgGAGAGCACAAAGTGTAGGGAGGTGTGGGAGTGGAGTGGAGCAGTTGCGCTTAAGGTCTATACCAGGAAAATCAAGGAGTCAAGATCAGTTGGATTAATGGCTTTGCTCAGTCCATtctccacagatttttttttttttgcaaataccTGTGCTCTGTGTCTCAGCCTCACAGAGCACACTGTGGGTTTTGTCTCGGTGGAATCTGGGCTAGCTACCTTGTCTAATTAGTTTGGTTTTGGCTGACTGGGCAAATTGctcacagcagcagaacagtgGGCTCTTTTGCAAGGATGGGAATAAGTTGATTGTCATCTGACAGCAGTGAACATAGTGTGAGAGTCATTGGTATATTTGCTGAGACAGGCACCTCTTGCAAGTGCTGTTTAGCTTGTGTAATCACGAGTAGAGTGCAGTGGTGAATACAATATGAGTATCTTTCGAAATGGCTGTAATCAGCTCATGCTGTACCACTTCCTAAGTGAGGCATAAGAAGAGGCAGGATGTACTGACCTGGTACAATGTAAAGCAGTCTTTTCTGACTTGTGTGGTTGTCCTTACTGTtttgggagggaaagaggagaccCAAGAATGAATAAGAAATTAAGATGGCAAGGAATTACAAATAAGCAGAGGTGATACGTCTGAATGTGCCTGCACATTGATTCATCTGGGTTTTTTCTGACAGAtcaggggagagggaagaaatgaGTACAGAAGATGCTCGTAATATTCACTGTCTTTTAGAAGTTAACATGTCAAGCTGAAAGTTTGAATTCAGCTTCTGCTTTGGACCAATCAGCTGTACTGGAGTCTGTCTCCTGCCTGCAAATAAGGGGCTGTAATTACTATTGTGACACTTGTGAAGTGCTACAAGgctttttgatgaaaaatgcCATGATATAAggaagtttgtttctttttctgagactTGAAATTGAAACTGTCCAAGAAACAATTAGGTGCAGTAAGGAAATGTCCTTATTTGATATCTATACTTTTACTGACCTTTCTCTGGCTATAAATTGAACGTGATGAACCTGTTTCAGGGGCACAGCAGTGTCAGATGAGTGAGGGTTTTTATACAACTGTTTTTCAGCTAAGGAACAGCTGGAATTTCTGGAGACCAGAAAGAAGCAATACATGAAGGCAGCCatcaaagcaaagaaggaaaataacctTGAACAGGCTAAGATGTATCTCAGAACAGCTAAGAGCTTTGACCTAAAGATTGAGCAAGCAAAATGTGGCAAACCTGTTGATATTTCCAAGGTTAGTAGGACTGTTAgtattctgctttatttaataTTCCTGGACATCTAAGTGCTTACTTCAAACAGTGAatgatttaataaatatttcttgacACAAATTAAGTTAGTTTGCTCAAGTGACAAATCTGGATACTGAGCCCTGAAATTCccctgtatttttgttttattttgtttcctctgctgctcctcaaGTGTGccagattttgaaaaaatttaGTCTCCATGAACCATTTGCTCCTTGATTTACAATGGCACACCTAAACCATGCAGCTTGGAAGTGTTCCCTGGGCTTAGGGTGTGAGTACATCTCTTAGCTGTGTCCTGACTCCATTTTGGGATGAGGATCAGGTGCATGTGATACAGTGATGCCCTGGTTTCTCTTGGTATTTGGGTAGATGGGGAAACCAAACTGCACTGTAATAGCTCTCCTGACCTGAATAATCAGGGAACTAGGCCTGTAAGACATTGTGCAGGGTTTTAAGACTTAAACAGTCATCAGGCAGCGGTATAAGTAGTGGTTGGGTTGGAACTGCATTGAGAAGAAGAACAACCCATCTCCTTTCACTGACCTTTCCATACATTCTGACTGCTTTTTGTatactttgtctttttctatGAGGGCTCTGAAATGTGGTGTTCTTGTGTTGCAGCTGCCATCACCCCCTACAGATGATGAGGGTGATTTTATCTTCATACACCATGAAGATGTCAGACTGTCTCAGAAAGCAGATGAAGTATATGCACAGCTGATAAAATTGCTGAAGGACCAACACGAGGTgactgttttatcttttttttagaaatgttttgggttttttttttacatttttctgggttttattaATACTACAGTCCCATCATTGTTTCTGTGGGGTCTTTcgtttttcttttaaaatacttttgatttTGTGTGCCCTAACATGGAAAATTTTCAGAGTTGGATTCTCTGCTAGTTGAAGTCAGAGGGTGTGCTTGGAGGCTTGGGACTATCAAATTATCACTATTAAATATGAGTACTCAAGTTTGAAAGTAGCACCCGAATGATTAAGACTAGCTCTTGGGTGAACCTTTTATCTAGAAATTAAGTGATTAAAAAGTAATAGGGCAGAACAGCTCAAACAAATGCTGTGCTCAGCTTTGGGTTTAAAGGactgtgggggtggggggtggatGGTTTTGGGTGACTTGGGAAAACTCTTGGCTTTTCTTAAATTAGGTTGTCATCAACCTCAAAACTCTCTGCTAGTCATGaatttacagttggactcgatcttataggtcttttccaacctatacgattctgtgaatCTGTGTGTAAGGATCACTGAGTGCATCtgtatttgtttggttttgtttctgttgacAGAGGTGTTTGCAGTATTCCAAGCAATTCATGCATCTGGGAAATGTAGCAGAAACGACTCGGTAAGACCCACTGCCTGCTGTTAATCATTCCACAGTGTGGTCATTTCAGGCCTGAGTCTGCCTGGCCCCCCTAAAGATGATGGGGGTTTAGGTTGGTAAGCTTCTCATTATGTGAAAGGGTCAGTAACTGTGAGGCCTGCATCTCCAAGTTGCTCTCAGGCCTCTGGTCTGAGGCTTACTCTGTGGCCTGTATCTGGCAGAATGCTCTGTTTGATGTTCCGGGGTGTGTGTAGCTTTTCTATTGTGCGTTTGCCTTTTCTATAGGTTTGAGAAACTGGCACAAGGTTGTAAAAAGGACATGGACATCTTACAGCTTGCACGAGCGCAAGGAATGGATCCTCCAAGCCATCACTTTGAGGAAAGAACCTTTAAAATGATAAGGtgtggaaaaacaaagggaTTTCTCAGGCAGGCTGGAATGAGTTTTCTGGTTTCTAGCTCTTGTTTAGGGAATTGTGGGCTTCAGCAAACTCAGGTGGCACCTAGGGTTAGGCTCTGCATTCCTGAAAGGACACTTTCAAAAACTTATATACAAAGAAGTTGTTCTCTAACTTCTCCTCTGggttcttctgttttcaaaatatctcCAGCTTCATGTCTTATATTCTGCTACTTCAGCCACTCTTCCTTCCTATGTATTTCTCCCTCAATCCTGTTGCCTTTGGGCTTTGTTGGTGGCATTTTTCACTATACCTCAGAGATGTGTTTATCTCTGTTTGTGctctttccttgctcttttgTAATTTATGGATATGATCTATGTAGGAGTGCACTATTGAAAAAGGTCTGACAAATACCAGTGGCATCCTGGTCTGACAGTGGATCAGGTGGTGGTGGACTACCAGGATGAAtatactttttttgtctttattttttcacaggATATTTTCTGAGCTCAACAGTACAGAAATGCACCTTCTTATTGTCAGGGGAATAAACCTACCAGCTCCGCCAGGTATGTACTCAAAAGGGCGTGTGGGTGTTTTCCTCTAAGTTAGGTAAGGAAGGTAGTGGGGAATGAGATTTTTCTACCTTGAAGACCACTTCAAGACCTTTGTAGCCAGTACTcgttaaaacaaaataaccagATTTCAGGCTCAAGCCCCCAAAAACCctttaaacagtatttaaaaaagcaaacaacctGGAAGAATAAAGAGAATCTGGGTTCCATCTGGACAGAGGGAAGAACTCTTAAGTTGTCCTGGGTTTGCTCATAACTGTGTCATAGTTTTAAGTTTCATGTTTATCTCCTGTTTTGTTATGAGTGCCTGCCTTAACTCTGCAACACCTTAATGTCTATTGACCCTTCAGTAGAGAGGAGTTGCTCCTGCCAACGTTCCTGCT contains the following coding sequences:
- the CC2D1B gene encoding coiled-coil and C2 domain-containing protein 1B isoform X2, translated to MLGRRPKKSPQAKGQGAAVAKQLGLFVDFNPEEMLLGAEEGGDDGDLEAELAAITGAKVKEGKSKPKGKTPLPMDHIEKMAAECMKDLNEDEEEEAEDEDLEKDTDLLAELQEVLGVEGETGSCEDEMIAMEPSTAEPENGQPELQPQTTSLPAVTSELQQTIEKRISNYRTAISNAKESGESAKIRRYERGLKTLETMLAAVKKGKKINEEEMPPPVATGKSYSHLSQAMGVEVENSEDSVSVLPENKAESADDEQKTSHEAVQHLESESLQGRAASSPTAETDLQNSSTRAILLMRQKEYKLAALKAKQQGDLEKAKEYMKAGKKFNVVLEALDSGQPIDLQNMPPSPQDLESLGNIQDASKQKVPAPVGSSQDLTTPEPHTQEASAFLQQPKTVLEALQQRLEKYKSAAAQAKASGDDRKGRMHERIAKQYQDAIRAHKAGRKVNFSELPVPPGFPPLPGVAAMDGDSTIAAVLESANKLANMEENDEEEENEPLTQAPVAKKPAQLPGKPTQVVKPITVPSAVAEEESSPEHVKQATSPSTLDKAESMDHLPPAAKEQLEFLETRKKQYMKAAIKAKKENNLEQAKMYLRTAKSFDLKIEQAKCGKPVDISKLPSPPTDDEGDFIFIHHEDVRLSQKADEVYAQLIKLLKDQHERCLQYSKQFMHLGNVAETTRFEKLAQGCKKDMDILQLARAQGMDPPSHHFEERTFKMIRIFSELNSTEMHLLIVRGINLPAPPGPFSEVTSRWGQHT